In Argiope bruennichi chromosome X1, qqArgBrue1.1, whole genome shotgun sequence, a single window of DNA contains:
- the LOC129959366 gene encoding ras-related protein Rab-3-like: protein MNEIHKGGRKSRNWKSGEEIKSKILPANFSAPFVIFGGTKSGRKTFALRLADMNADKLPEYEAQPFFSSFHIWAARPEETHRTVTLHLMAYIYPPPEKVHKSYKDQCMAMLDKFCCRVFLFDITSRESFNTARDYMVRYANNSPVPCFLVGNKSDLKVSVPQLHIVTREYIEQTIDMTNIKFFECSAKTKLNVQPVLEAIQDSVNKRKYLMQV from the coding sequence ATGAATGAAATCCACAAAGGCGGCAGAAAATCGCGTAACTGGAAATCGGGAGAAGAAATTAAAAGCAAGATTCTTCCAGCTAACTTTTCAGCTCCATTTGTTATTTTTGGGGGAACTAAATCAGGAAGAAAAACTTTTGCCCTTCGCCTAGCAGACATGAATGCCGATAAATTGCCTGAATACGAAGCTCAGCCGTTTTTCAGTTCTTTTCATATCTGGGCAGCTAGACCTGAAGAGACTCATCGAACTGTTACTTTGCATCTCATGGCCTACATTTATCCGCCACCAGAAAAAGTTCATAAGTCCTATAAAGACCAATGTATGGCCATGTTAGACAAGTTTTGTTGTCgagtttttttatttgacattacTAGTAGAGAGTCTTTTAACACTGCTAGAGACTATATGGTGCGATATGCTAATAATAGCCCAGTTCCATGCTTTCTAGTTGGAAACAAAAGTGATCTAAAGGTTTCTGTCCCACAACTGCATATAGTCACCAGAGAATACATAGAACAGACAATTGACatgacaaatatcaaattttttgaatgttcCGCCAAAACGAAGTTGAATGTTCAGCCAGTCTTGGAAGCCATACAAGATTCTGTGAATAAACGAAAATATCTGATGCAAGTATAA